One genomic window of Ostrinia nubilalis chromosome W, ilOstNubi1.1, whole genome shotgun sequence includes the following:
- the LOC135086315 gene encoding uncharacterized protein LOC135086315 — MPKRKRSADLDDEFLHLMRKMKKLKRRMRRKKDSATDSDSRDEDSPAREGVSRMRSEVHNPESPTVQLDTDGSLPGSPENVDTQPSIDDAFLDIQASGSTNETDKIISVPPIAVPETSTQDETPELDTDILEILGDGPTVQIKYGKDIRSELASRLQHLTQEGLNKETRKNLIAKYPLPANCTLIGAPKINPEIKAALADIALKRDKGIETKQVQMASALSCLSDIITSHLNSKERDNELLQKLMDTARLLCDIQHNDSATRKHFVLSSLKKDMKEHLTNTKIDSFLFGQNLADTIKSAKAVNKSGVELKADEKNQSKRPNTSVPKPLNRRAPAPARRQPGAPPRSRGPAAQRGTAAPPPQTYYRTPWPAPPPPPPPPPPPPPPPPPTARRRY, encoded by the exons ATGCCGAAAAGAAAACGGTCTGCTGATCTAGACGACGAATTTTTacatcttatgcgtaaaatgaaaaaattaaaacgtaGAATGCGTAGGAAAAAAGATAGTGCTACGGACAGTGACTCGCGAGATGAAGATTCGCCGGCTCGTGAAGGTGTTTCAAGGATGCGAAGCGAGGTTCACAATCCAG AGTCGCCTACCGTGCAACTAGATACGGATGGATCGTTGCCAGGATCTCCTGAAAATGTTGATACGCAACCGAGTATAGACGATGCCTTCTTAGACATCCAAGCGTCAGGTTCAACAAATGAAACTGATAAAATCATTTCGGTCCCACCGATCGCAGTGCCTGAAACATCTACCCAGGACGAAACTCCAGAACTAGACACTGATATTCTGGAAATATTAGGTGACGGCCCAACGGTACAAATAAAGTATGGAAAAGACATACGTTCAGAACTTGCATCGCGTTTGCAACACCTTACCCAAGAAGGACTCAACAAGGAGACCAGAAAAAACCTAATCGCGAAATATCCATTGCCCGCGAACTGTACGCTTATAGGAGCTCCCAAAATTAACCCGGAAATTAAAGCAGCACTTGCTGACATTGCTTTAAAGCGAGATAAGGGTATTGAGACTAAGCAGGTACAGATGGCATCAGCCCTGTCATGCTTAAGTGACATTATTACGTCCCATCTTAACTCAAAAGAAAGAGACAACGAATTATTACAAAAGCTCATGGATACTGCCCGCCTACTTTGTGATATCCAACACAATGACTCTGCTACCAGAAAACACTTCGTTCTATCATCTCTCAAGAAAGATATGAAAGAACATCTAACGAACACAAAAATTGACTCGTTCTTGTTTGGACAAAATTTGGCGGATACAATAAAATCTGCCAAAGCAGTTAACAAGTCTGGTGTTGAATTAAAAGCAGATGAGAAGAACCAGTCTAAGAGACCCAACACCTCGGTACCGAAACCTTTAAACCGACGAGCTCCTGCTCCGGCGCGCAGGCAACCGGGTGCACCTCCAAGGAGCCGCGGGCCTGCAGCCCAGCGAGGCACAGCTGCCCCGCCGCCGCAGACGTACTACAGAACGCCGTGGCCAGCACCGCCGCCGCCtcccccgccgccgccgccaccgccgccgccaccaCCTCCGACGGCTCGTCGCCGTTATTAA